One region of Pangasianodon hypophthalmus isolate fPanHyp1 chromosome 15, fPanHyp1.pri, whole genome shotgun sequence genomic DNA includes:
- the LOC113541582 gene encoding EGF-containing fibulin-like extracellular matrix protein 2, which yields MKGLCCVLLCVSLVFLSVTNCQSPVETDTYTECTDGYEWDAQSQHCKDINECETIAEPCQGEMKCFNHYGGYLCLPRSASVITAPEPSSQSESGLPVVSTGAFSPCPVGYEAQGESCIDIDECELGLHDCQPSQHCINTLGTYTCQCSDGYRKIGQECVDIDECTYRYCQHRCVNYPGSFSCQCEPGFQLAGNNRSCVDVNECEMGAPCQQRCYNTYGTFLCRCEQGYDLDPDGFTCNDIDECSYSSYLCQFQCVNEPGVFSCVCPQGYQLLGSRLCQDVNECESGTHQCAEGQSCVNIHGGYQCVDSNRCRDPYIHVSENRCVCPTVKPECRDLPFSIVHRYMSITSERSVPSDIFQIHATSVYPGAYNTFHIRSGDDGGDFYIRQINNVSAMLVLAREVSGPREYTLDLEMVSVNPLMSYQSSSILRLSIYVGAYAF from the exons gAGTGCACAGATGGCTATGAGTGGGATGCGCAGAGCCAACATTGTAAAG ACATAAATGAGTGTGAGACGATTGCAGAGCCATGTCAGGGGGAGATGAAATGCTTTAACCACTATGGTGGTTACCTGTGTCTACCTCGCTCTGCCTCTGTCATCACTGCCCCTGAGCCCTCTAGCCAGTCAGAGTCGGGTCTTCCTGTGGTGTCCACTGGGGCTTTCAGTCCCTGTCCTGTGGGCTATGAGGCCCAGGGAGAGAGCTGTATAG ATATAGATGAGTGTGAACTGGGCCTGCATGACTGCCAGCCAAGTCAGCACTGCATTAACACGCTCGGAACATACACCTGCCAGTGTTCTGATGGCTACAGAAAGATAGGCCAGGAGTGTGTCG ATATTGATGAGTGCACGTACCGCTACTGCCAGCATCGCTGTGTCAACTATCCTGGATCTTTCTCCTGCCAGTGTGAGCCAGGCTTCCAGCTGGCAGGGAACAACCGCTCCTGTGTGG atgtaaatgaatgtgaaatGGGAGCACCATGTCAGCAGAGGTGCTACAACACATATGGGACATTTCTGTGTCGCTGTGAACAGGGATACGACCTCGACCCTGATGGCTTCACATGCAATG ACATTGATGAGTGCAGCTACTCCAGTTACCTGTGTCAGTTCCAGTGTGTGAATGAACCAGGCGTATTCTCCTGCGTGTGTCCGCAGGGATATCAGCTCCTCGGCTCACGCCTCTGCCAAG atgtgaatgagtgtgagtcaGGCACCCATCAGTGTGCAGAGGGACAGAGCTGTGTGAATATCCATGGCGGATACCAATGTGTGGACTCCAATCGCTGCCGAGATCCCTACATCCATGTTTCAGAGAA TCGATGTGTGTGTCCGACGGTGAAACCAGAATGCCGTGACCTGCCTTTCTCCATCGTGCATCGCTACATGAGCATCACCTCTGAACGCTCCGTGCCCTCCGATATCTTCCAAATCCACGCCACTAGTGTCTACCCTGGAGCCTACAACACCTTCCACATCCGGTCTGGGGATGATGGAGGAGACTTTTACATCCGG cAAATCAATAACGTCAGTGCCATGTTGGTTCTGGCTCGGGAAGTCAGCGGACCCAGAGAGTATACTCTGGATCTGGAGATGGTGTCCGTCAACCCCTTGATGAGCTACCAGAGTAGCTCAATCCTCCGCCTCTCCATCTATGTAGGAGCTTACGCTTtctag